In the genome of Deinococcus betulae, one region contains:
- a CDS encoding ribonuclease HI — translation MTVVAHTDGAVVPGGAGWGVVMPGQPERRFSGMLDTGDVMVAELWAVKMALRHTPNGAGLEVHTDSQSLPGLLGRHDHEGAHWDRRDLRDLTGKILGRAQQRGITLTCLWASRNDPMQEVAHKLAVAGRVRGKGEEGWAAQLTGRTLEVWQATRRARNGWVVAPEDSLASEATVRAVLAELPETPVPLIVQGSPPAIVAALQALATELGRTLTLTT, via the coding sequence ATGACGGTCGTGGCGCACACGGACGGGGCCGTGGTGCCCGGTGGGGCCGGTTGGGGCGTGGTTATGCCTGGCCAGCCAGAGCGGCGCTTTTCAGGCATGCTCGACACCGGCGACGTGATGGTGGCTGAACTCTGGGCCGTGAAAATGGCGCTGCGGCATACGCCCAATGGCGCGGGCCTGGAGGTTCATACCGATTCGCAGAGCCTGCCCGGCCTGCTAGGGCGGCATGACCACGAAGGGGCTCACTGGGACCGGCGTGATCTACGGGATCTGACGGGCAAGATTCTGGGGCGGGCGCAGCAGCGGGGTATCACGCTCACCTGCCTGTGGGCGTCCCGCAACGACCCCATGCAGGAGGTGGCCCACAAGCTGGCGGTGGCCGGTCGGGTGCGAGGCAAGGGTGAAGAAGGTTGGGCAGCGCAGCTGACCGGGAGAACGTTGGAGGTATGGCAAGCCACACGCCGGGCGCGAAATGGCTGGGTGGTGGCGCCAGAAGATTCGCTAGCCAGCGAAGCAACCGTCCGGGCGGTTCTGGCTGAACTGCCTGAGACACCAGTGCCACTGATCGTTCAGGGGTCGCCGCCTGCCATCGTGGCTGCGCTCCAAGCGCTGGCCACCGAGCTGGGCCGTACGCTGACGCTGACCACATGA
- a CDS encoding AAA family ATPase, which translates to MPHSRRRSQIPSPVRGEIPRTDRVASAAQILLLTAPSGYGKTVLSAQLARQAEQVPLWVRVTRDAADPRTLGDLVARALQGAGYAAPEWAAARQADLGPDSFSDALLADLSAVPDDLFLVLDNAEHLSASSAALLATVLEQLPSWHRAVISITPGSHLNLTRLIAAGQTQELGADSLRFTLDETQTFLGNLEAHDLPPAQQLQEQTDGWAAALALVTARGGRGDTTEMMDHLLGRMAPALRDLVLRAAVEPLWDSQTPQWLGLAPAPDWLREVSRAGLPIHHEDAAVRPHSLVVEALDRILARDSALYAAVHQHAAQQAEAVGDPYRALGHALQAQNFPLALSLVDTHLLPSWQRHSSWELAAQTLELFPQGRLTPVLLAFLGLAYGEIGRGAEAQQLFSGQLSRGQETAITYLGLTFVAFRANDLAGVASMAEQGLRLAQTPYEKAQLHRALAVSYLTTSRPAEAQAAAQRAQVIAEQAGDPSLLISAKTVEFWALTLSADTMEEAITLGTGLLHDALTMGFINKGLIVIDALIDAMIDVGRLDEVQPLAAQLQAHVPSYSYMHGKAAIKMADLAMLNGHPAEAAEHYQQAVTQLKARGDRLWEWTAGRLYLAAIAAGTAQQVDGLLDEAVTAERAAGSLRPWLGLVLAARHLVRGEAEAALALLDTFRADRDKSTAVMSWQFILYDYLVAQARWALGRPITDDLRRVVQGRHPAGTATVLRLCPPQLWDAARDALRLNVAPEVFGALVRARPAATAQVRLRLQTLGAWETRLNGTRVKIPNLSLELLAYLLLHGPSTIDHLGHMLAPRSRDGRGRIHRAKADVQRTTGLALLETDAKTQGGLYRVSPGAEIQLDALEVLHAKDAGVALALMRGPFLPGAAAEGWAGEMRERLTRRAASLYEAYAATLATTAPDDALVWYRRAVRLTPWDAALWEALLALSEELGLWTDAAEARTALQELAAGDLPTVTLGEPA; encoded by the coding sequence ATGCCCCATTCCAGACGCCGGAGTCAAATTCCGTCTCCGGTTCGCGGTGAGATTCCCCGGACTGACCGCGTCGCCTCTGCCGCGCAGATTTTGCTGCTGACTGCCCCTTCTGGCTACGGCAAAACCGTGCTGAGCGCACAGCTGGCCCGGCAGGCCGAGCAGGTGCCTCTCTGGGTGCGGGTCACCCGGGACGCGGCCGACCCCCGCACCCTGGGGGACCTCGTGGCCCGCGCGCTCCAGGGTGCAGGGTACGCCGCGCCAGAGTGGGCAGCGGCGCGGCAGGCCGACCTGGGGCCGGACTCGTTCTCAGACGCCCTGCTGGCTGACTTGAGCGCCGTGCCAGATGATCTCTTCTTGGTGCTGGACAACGCAGAGCACCTCAGCGCCAGCTCGGCGGCACTGCTGGCTACCGTCCTCGAGCAGTTGCCCTCCTGGCACCGAGCGGTCATCAGCATCACGCCCGGTAGTCACCTGAACCTCACCCGCCTGATTGCCGCCGGACAGACCCAGGAGCTGGGCGCCGATTCGCTGCGATTCACTCTGGACGAGACCCAGACGTTTTTGGGCAACCTGGAAGCTCACGATCTGCCCCCCGCACAGCAGCTTCAGGAACAGACGGACGGCTGGGCAGCCGCCCTGGCATTGGTCACCGCACGGGGCGGGCGGGGCGACACGACGGAGATGATGGACCATCTCCTGGGCCGCATGGCGCCCGCGCTGCGCGATCTGGTGCTGCGCGCCGCCGTGGAGCCGTTGTGGGACAGCCAGACACCCCAATGGCTGGGCTTGGCCCCGGCGCCAGATTGGCTGCGCGAGGTCAGCCGGGCCGGCCTCCCCATCCACCACGAGGATGCGGCCGTGCGGCCCCATAGCCTCGTGGTGGAAGCGCTCGACCGCATTCTGGCGCGGGACAGTGCCCTGTACGCCGCCGTGCATCAGCACGCCGCGCAGCAGGCCGAGGCGGTGGGTGACCCCTACCGGGCCCTTGGGCACGCCCTCCAGGCCCAGAACTTCCCACTGGCCCTCAGTCTGGTGGACACCCATCTGCTCCCTAGCTGGCAGCGCCACTCCAGCTGGGAGCTGGCCGCCCAGACACTGGAACTTTTTCCCCAGGGTCGCCTCACCCCGGTCCTGCTGGCCTTTCTCGGGCTGGCCTACGGGGAAATCGGGCGCGGCGCGGAGGCGCAGCAGCTCTTTTCCGGACAACTCAGCCGGGGCCAGGAAACCGCCATTACCTACCTGGGCCTCACCTTCGTGGCATTCCGCGCCAATGATCTGGCCGGCGTCGCCAGCATGGCCGAGCAGGGTCTGCGACTGGCCCAGACGCCCTACGAGAAAGCGCAGCTGCACAGGGCGCTGGCCGTTTCCTACCTCACGACCTCCCGCCCCGCAGAAGCCCAGGCCGCCGCGCAGCGGGCCCAGGTGATTGCCGAGCAGGCCGGCGATCCTTCGCTGCTGATCTCGGCCAAAACGGTGGAGTTCTGGGCCCTGACGCTCAGCGCAGACACCATGGAAGAGGCCATCACGCTGGGCACCGGCCTGCTCCATGACGCCCTGACCATGGGTTTCATCAACAAGGGTCTGATCGTCATTGACGCCCTCATTGACGCGATGATCGATGTGGGCCGGCTGGACGAAGTGCAGCCTCTGGCAGCACAATTGCAGGCGCATGTGCCCAGCTATTCGTACATGCACGGCAAGGCGGCCATCAAAATGGCGGACCTGGCCATGCTGAACGGCCACCCCGCCGAGGCCGCCGAGCACTACCAGCAGGCTGTGACGCAACTCAAGGCACGGGGCGACCGGCTGTGGGAATGGACGGCTGGGCGCCTCTATCTGGCGGCCATCGCCGCCGGTACAGCCCAGCAGGTTGACGGCCTGCTGGACGAAGCGGTGACTGCTGAGCGGGCAGCGGGCTCCCTGCGCCCCTGGCTGGGCTTGGTGCTCGCCGCGCGTCACCTCGTACGCGGCGAAGCCGAGGCGGCACTGGCTCTCCTGGACACGTTCCGAGCCGACCGGGATAAGAGCACCGCGGTTATGTCCTGGCAATTCATCCTGTACGACTACCTCGTGGCACAGGCCAGGTGGGCTCTGGGGCGGCCCATCACGGACGATCTCCGCCGGGTGGTCCAGGGGCGTCACCCGGCGGGCACCGCCACGGTGCTGCGCCTGTGTCCGCCCCAACTGTGGGATGCAGCCCGTGACGCACTCCGGCTCAACGTTGCCCCCGAGGTCTTCGGAGCATTGGTGCGCGCGCGGCCGGCTGCCACTGCCCAAGTAAGGTTGAGGTTGCAGACCCTGGGGGCCTGGGAAACCCGCCTGAACGGCACGCGGGTGAAAATCCCAAATCTGTCGTTGGAACTGCTGGCTTATCTCCTCCTGCATGGACCGTCCACCATTGACCATCTGGGCCACATGCTGGCTCCCCGGTCGCGGGACGGTCGAGGGCGGATTCACCGCGCCAAAGCGGATGTGCAGCGGACAACCGGCCTGGCACTCTTGGAGACCGATGCCAAAACGCAGGGGGGACTCTACCGGGTGTCTCCCGGCGCCGAAATCCAGCTGGATGCTCTGGAGGTGCTGCACGCAAAAGATGCCGGGGTAGCCCTGGCCCTGATGCGCGGCCCCTTTCTCCCTGGTGCAGCCGCCGAAGGTTGGGCCGGCGAAATGCGTGAGCGCCTGACGCGGCGGGCCGCCAGCCTCTACGAGGCCTACGCAGCCACGTTGGCGACGACCGCGCCTGATGACGCTCTGGTCTGGTACCGGCGAGCGGTGCGACTCACCCCCTGGGACGCGGCGCTGTGGGAAGCCCTGCTGGCGTTGAGTGAGGAACTGGGATTGTGGACTGATGCCGCAGAAGCCCGCACCGCCCTGCAAGAGTTGGCTGCCGGCGATCTCCCGACCGTCACCCTGGGTGAGCCAGCATGA
- a CDS encoding helix-turn-helix domain-containing protein — MPASRRIDPVALKAAREKAGNVSKAAAATAAGLTWLGYHKWEQLPGRINFDWNKFTALCDYLGVKPEEVTTIIDGASDSSPAQALAGRS, encoded by the coding sequence ATGCCTGCCTCACGCCGAATTGATCCAGTCGCGTTGAAGGCAGCGCGAGAAAAAGCTGGCAACGTCAGCAAAGCGGCCGCCGCTACCGCTGCGGGCCTTACATGGCTCGGTTACCACAAATGGGAACAGCTCCCTGGGCGCATCAATTTTGATTGGAACAAATTTACTGCACTTTGCGACTATCTAGGAGTAAAGCCAGAAGAGGTCACAACGATAATTGACGGTGCTTCTGACTCTTCCCCCGCGCAGGCCCTCGCGGGGCGGTCATGA
- a CDS encoding tyrosine-type recombinase/integrase, with protein sequence MTLALMQARMNLQANAQQTAGLPTEERRRRALRAIQERDLDGLWALVLAHLVLHGRRGIKISAATLTKYRQAYEAYWHWTEQAGVMLTRPHADAGLTYVRSLEANGRVSSTVGWHLASCKALYEALRWCNATEADPFRDVRPVADSTPKHQKGRLYTQDQISALLAVANAEEAVVVLLGADCGLRAGEIMGLQRSHLHLAEEPPMVYVIGKGAKTREVPLSRRTEAALRRWLDMTPGWGPALLGATSVGWAELTLQRLCKAAGVEYTKRTVHGLRRTAGTRLYEETLDLLETRDFLGHSSAQTTEVYVQYARNKKKPTNRDW encoded by the coding sequence ATGACCCTCGCCCTGATGCAAGCCCGCATGAACTTGCAGGCCAATGCCCAACAGACGGCCGGGCTCCCCACCGAGGAACGAAGGCGACGCGCCCTTCGAGCCATCCAAGAACGGGATCTGGACGGGCTGTGGGCCCTCGTGCTGGCGCACTTGGTCCTTCATGGCCGCCGGGGCATCAAGATCAGCGCTGCCACCCTCACCAAGTACCGCCAGGCCTACGAGGCCTACTGGCACTGGACCGAGCAGGCCGGCGTCATGCTGACCCGTCCCCACGCCGACGCCGGCCTGACCTACGTTCGCTCGCTGGAAGCCAATGGTCGCGTGTCCTCCACCGTCGGCTGGCACCTCGCCAGCTGCAAGGCGCTCTATGAGGCTCTGCGCTGGTGCAACGCAACCGAAGCCGACCCTTTCCGGGATGTGCGTCCCGTGGCCGACAGCACCCCCAAGCATCAGAAAGGCCGGCTGTATACCCAGGACCAGATCAGCGCCCTCCTGGCCGTTGCCAACGCCGAAGAGGCCGTTGTGGTCCTGCTGGGCGCGGACTGTGGCCTCCGGGCGGGGGAGATCATGGGCCTGCAACGCAGCCACCTGCACTTGGCCGAAGAACCGCCGATGGTGTACGTGATCGGCAAGGGGGCCAAAACGCGGGAAGTGCCGCTTTCGCGCCGCACGGAGGCCGCGCTGCGCCGCTGGCTGGATATGACGCCGGGCTGGGGCCCGGCCCTGCTGGGCGCCACCAGCGTGGGCTGGGCCGAACTGACCTTGCAGCGCCTGTGCAAAGCGGCTGGGGTGGAGTACACCAAGCGCACCGTGCACGGGCTGCGCCGCACGGCGGGCACTCGCCTGTACGAGGAGACGCTCGACCTGCTGGAGACCAGGGACTTCCTGGGGCACAGCAGCGCGCAGACCACCGAGGTCTACGTGCAGTACGCCCGGAACAAGAAGAAACCCACGAACAGGGACTGGTAA
- a CDS encoding type II toxin-antitoxin system RelE family toxin, whose amino-acid sequence MPTYTIAFEPDAQADLKKLDPTTRAQIDKALARIADNPNVGKPLKKPLAGLFSHHAVSKRYRIVYHIDDASLTVTVFTIGARQSGKRSDPYATTSRRRA is encoded by the coding sequence ATGCCCACTTACACCATCGCCTTCGAGCCCGATGCTCAGGCGGACCTGAAGAAACTCGACCCCACCACCCGCGCCCAGATTGATAAGGCCCTGGCGCGCATAGCCGACAACCCCAACGTGGGCAAGCCCCTGAAAAAACCGCTCGCTGGGCTGTTCAGCCATCACGCTGTGAGTAAGCGTTACCGGATCGTCTACCACATTGACGACGCGAGCTTGACCGTCACCGTCTTCACCATTGGCGCCCGCCAGAGCGGCAAACGGTCCGACCCTTACGCCACAACCTCCCGTCGCCGGGCGTGA
- a CDS encoding ParA family protein: MKTISVLSKKGGVGKTLTSIGVAQVLGEAGHTVALLDRDPEGTATSWAYNAQEAGTALPYRVVGPMQATTIGAVDFLVVDTPPNDKRTLQDTAKQSEVLLVPLLPGSGEVDRLEETVTALSEVTLPDGVQLGFVLNRLENDGVSRAMPDALAQLGYPVVAHVRKSVDYQRSFGGLIPGHLLAPFREALNELGVQA; encoded by the coding sequence ATGAAGACCATCAGCGTGCTGAGCAAGAAGGGCGGAGTGGGGAAGACCCTGACCTCGATTGGCGTGGCCCAGGTGCTGGGCGAGGCGGGGCATACCGTGGCCCTGCTGGACCGGGATCCGGAAGGCACGGCCACCAGTTGGGCGTACAACGCTCAGGAAGCAGGCACGGCCCTGCCCTACCGCGTGGTGGGTCCTATGCAGGCCACGACCATCGGCGCCGTGGACTTCCTGGTTGTGGACACCCCGCCGAACGACAAGCGCACGCTGCAGGACACGGCCAAGCAGAGCGAGGTGCTGCTCGTGCCGCTGCTGCCCGGCTCGGGTGAGGTGGACCGCCTGGAAGAAACGGTCACGGCCCTCAGCGAGGTCACCCTGCCGGATGGGGTGCAGTTGGGCTTTGTTCTGAACCGTCTGGAAAACGACGGGGTAAGCCGCGCGATGCCCGATGCGTTGGCCCAGCTGGGCTACCCAGTGGTGGCCCACGTGCGCAAGTCGGTGGACTACCAGCGCAGCTTTGGAGGCCTGATCCCTGGACACTTGCTTGCGCCCTTTCGCGAGGCGCTGAACGAACTGGGGGTCCAGGCATGA
- a CDS encoding VRR-NUC domain-containing protein, with amino-acid sequence MSRYGTFSTRADAEAYLERITDPARRAQARHDLGLPNGPVSHPETYLPASASNGYLTEALFQADVVRNLTAFGWDVQQTLLGSDRGGVIWTTAGWPDLQVYRAPRRLFFLELKQPGKKPSEVQLAAHARLRAAGFRVTVAYTLDQALAAAQEELCAPSY; translated from the coding sequence ATGAGTCGCTACGGGACCTTCAGCACACGGGCAGACGCTGAGGCGTATCTGGAGCGGATCACCGACCCGGCCCGCCGCGCGCAGGCCCGCCATGACCTGGGCCTCCCAAACGGGCCAGTCAGCCACCCCGAGACCTACCTGCCGGCCAGTGCCAGCAACGGCTACCTGACCGAAGCCCTGTTCCAGGCGGACGTGGTGCGGAACCTGACGGCCTTCGGGTGGGACGTGCAGCAGACCCTGCTGGGCAGTGACCGAGGTGGCGTGATCTGGACGACCGCTGGCTGGCCTGACTTGCAGGTGTACCGCGCACCAAGGCGCCTGTTCTTCCTGGAACTGAAGCAACCCGGCAAGAAGCCCTCTGAAGTTCAGCTGGCTGCCCACGCCCGGCTGCGCGCAGCGGGCTTTCGCGTGACCGTCGCCTACACCCTCGACCAGGCGCTGGCCGCCGCTCAGGAGGAACTGTGCGCACCCAGTTATTGA
- a CDS encoding terminase small subunit, whose translation MTQPEIETPKTYKQLLAELTPKQKKFVREYVREPNGTKAAIAAGYSEDSARQIASENLTKPNIAAAVEAGFEQVMGRNEVRARTAEVAAGSMEDFLTIERVPYLEPVHLPAEEAIDLLNDTIAELSEELDSAKEERSDWITKELRRLNRAVRKCERALAKANPDEGDPEVSIEAEWKERVVVRIDLEKAKNAGKLHLVKKLKETKFGLEIELHDAAAARELLGKHYRLWGDRLALENPDGSPLPIKFIVGIPEDAL comes from the coding sequence TTGACCCAGCCTGAGATCGAAACCCCGAAAACGTACAAGCAGCTGCTTGCCGAACTGACGCCGAAACAGAAGAAGTTCGTGCGGGAGTACGTGCGCGAACCGAACGGCACGAAGGCGGCGATTGCGGCGGGCTACAGCGAAGACAGTGCGCGGCAGATCGCCAGCGAGAACCTGACAAAACCGAACATCGCGGCGGCTGTGGAAGCGGGCTTCGAGCAGGTCATGGGCCGCAATGAGGTTAGGGCTCGCACGGCTGAGGTAGCAGCCGGTTCAATGGAAGACTTCCTGACCATTGAGCGCGTGCCTTACCTGGAGCCCGTGCATCTGCCGGCAGAAGAAGCCATTGATCTCCTGAACGACACCATCGCAGAACTGAGCGAAGAACTCGACAGCGCGAAGGAAGAGCGCTCGGACTGGATCACGAAGGAACTGCGCCGTCTGAACCGGGCGGTTCGCAAGTGCGAGCGGGCCCTGGCCAAGGCGAACCCGGACGAGGGTGACCCTGAAGTCAGCATTGAGGCCGAGTGGAAAGAGCGCGTGGTGGTCCGCATTGACCTGGAGAAGGCGAAGAACGCCGGCAAGCTCCACCTGGTCAAAAAGCTCAAGGAAACCAAGTTCGGTCTGGAAATCGAGCTTCATGACGCCGCTGCGGCCCGCGAGCTGCTGGGCAAGCACTACCGCCTCTGGGGTGACCGCCTGGCTCTGGAGAACCCGGACGGCAGCCCCCTGCCCATCAAGTTCATCGTGGGCATCCCCGAGGACGCCTTGTGA
- a CDS encoding phage terminase large subunit — protein MTGHVHVGGQQYPPGALVYEPFGAARELFFARDPEVVLDGPAGTGKSRGLLEKLNALAIKYPGMRALIVRKTRASLTDTTLVTWEDYVRPACDTENQQRQVRRSYKYANRSEIVVGGMDKSIKIMSSEYDVIAAFEATEFWEEDWEAFTTRLRNGVMPYQQLLADCNPGAPTHWLNQRMRRGLSRRIICRHEDNPRLFTPDGKLTKYGEDYISKLDNLTGVRYQRLRKGQWVAAEGMVYSGWDDKLNIIDQRELPAEWRRIRVIDFGYTNPFTCQWWAIDPDGRMILYRELYRTQRLVEDHAKQIKALSEGERFEATITDHDAEDRATLERHLGAATTAAFKAVSPGIQAVEARIRPAPDGKPRLVIMRDSLVETDQNLIESKKPTSTLEELPGYVYPTVRGKTEKEAPVKENDHGMDTMRYAVAYVDGLGREPEPKPSAVRAAFRGGARRNR, from the coding sequence GTGACCGGCCACGTGCACGTCGGTGGGCAGCAGTACCCGCCGGGCGCCCTGGTCTATGAACCCTTCGGCGCGGCGCGTGAACTGTTCTTCGCCCGTGACCCGGAGGTGGTGCTCGACGGTCCGGCTGGGACAGGCAAGAGCCGGGGCCTGCTTGAGAAGCTCAACGCCCTGGCAATCAAGTACCCCGGCATGCGCGCCCTGATCGTGCGCAAGACGCGGGCCAGCCTGACGGACACCACGCTCGTGACCTGGGAAGATTACGTGCGCCCGGCCTGCGACACGGAAAACCAGCAGCGGCAGGTGCGCCGATCCTACAAGTATGCCAACCGGTCAGAGATTGTCGTGGGCGGCATGGACAAGAGCATCAAGATCATGTCCTCGGAGTACGACGTGATTGCGGCATTCGAGGCCACTGAATTCTGGGAGGAGGATTGGGAGGCGTTCACGACCCGCCTCAGAAACGGGGTCATGCCCTACCAGCAACTGCTGGCCGACTGCAACCCAGGGGCGCCCACGCACTGGCTGAACCAGCGCATGCGGCGGGGTCTCTCCAGGCGCATCATCTGTCGGCACGAAGACAACCCGCGCCTGTTTACCCCGGATGGCAAGCTCACCAAATACGGTGAGGACTACATCAGCAAGCTCGACAACCTGACCGGCGTGCGCTACCAGCGCCTGCGCAAAGGCCAATGGGTGGCAGCCGAGGGCATGGTGTACAGCGGCTGGGATGACAAGCTGAACATCATTGACCAGCGTGAGCTGCCTGCTGAGTGGCGCCGCATCCGCGTGATCGACTTCGGGTACACGAACCCCTTCACCTGTCAGTGGTGGGCGATTGACCCGGACGGGCGCATGATCCTGTACCGCGAGTTGTACCGGACGCAGCGTCTGGTGGAAGATCACGCCAAGCAGATCAAGGCCCTGAGCGAGGGCGAGCGCTTTGAGGCGACGATCACGGATCACGACGCCGAGGACCGCGCCACCTTGGAGCGGCACCTGGGCGCCGCGACCACAGCGGCCTTCAAAGCGGTCAGCCCGGGTATTCAGGCGGTGGAAGCTCGCATCCGGCCTGCGCCGGACGGCAAGCCGCGCCTGGTGATCATGCGGGACAGCCTGGTCGAAACCGATCAGAACCTGATCGAGAGCAAGAAGCCGACGAGCACGCTGGAAGAGTTGCCTGGGTACGTGTACCCCACGGTGCGGGGGAAGACGGAGAAGGAAGCGCCGGTGAAAGAGAACGACCACGGCATGGACACCATGCGCTACGCCGTGGCCTATGTGGACGGGCTGGGCCGTGAGCCAGAGCCTAAGCCCAGTGCGGTGCGCGCGGCCTTCCGGGGCGGCGCCAGGAGGAACCGGTGA
- a CDS encoding nucleotidyltransferase domain-containing protein has product MNHQEIGMHYRTDVDFETFSLKDLVLKLTSEFLSITELYIFGSRRYRTMSRRSDVDILLRSSAHIQPARIRSFTLLNCPALDIFISEGGKAISCANESYVMDSSFDLLVNRLDAICIFRDGSILSSADVDWTFEIPIGVDIPMTSMIGPEPSYNRWRPALRGLLSQVQTMGLPTEPYIASDYESFASFTIDILKRSFSVIKELNTKGKSSQIAVSNEYDLQNLFWILNKPWLPTIAREEVTLIYDGSSKVADFNIANNAIVYEFKHIKNTGTKASVLKTIKGLEDFYTRNPNIQVLVFVVLIEHDVEMDDRRIESEFSKSGDRTVQVYCIRNNPRR; this is encoded by the coding sequence ATGAACCACCAGGAGATCGGAATGCACTACAGAACAGATGTGGATTTTGAAACCTTTTCACTGAAAGATCTCGTACTTAAACTAACATCTGAATTCCTATCAATTACGGAACTTTATATATTTGGCTCAAGAAGATACAGAACCATGAGCAGAAGATCGGATGTGGATATTCTCCTGAGAAGTTCTGCGCATATACAACCAGCCAGAATAAGAAGTTTCACTCTACTTAACTGCCCGGCACTTGATATTTTTATCTCAGAAGGAGGAAAGGCCATAAGCTGCGCAAACGAAAGCTACGTTATGGATTCTTCCTTCGATTTGCTTGTAAACAGACTAGATGCCATATGTATATTTAGGGATGGATCCATATTAAGTTCAGCAGATGTAGATTGGACATTCGAAATACCAATTGGTGTCGATATACCTATGACATCGATGATAGGCCCCGAACCGTCCTATAATCGTTGGCGGCCTGCTCTAAGAGGACTACTCAGTCAAGTTCAGACTATGGGTCTACCAACAGAGCCTTATATTGCCTCAGATTACGAATCCTTTGCTAGTTTTACAATAGATATACTCAAAAGGTCATTTTCAGTCATAAAAGAACTAAACACTAAAGGAAAGTCAAGTCAGATAGCGGTTAGTAACGAATATGATTTACAAAATCTATTTTGGATATTGAACAAACCCTGGCTACCCACAATAGCAAGAGAAGAAGTAACTTTGATATACGATGGGAGTAGCAAAGTCGCTGATTTCAATATAGCCAACAATGCAATTGTTTACGAGTTCAAGCACATAAAAAATACAGGCACTAAAGCATCCGTCCTAAAAACTATAAAGGGACTTGAGGATTTTTACACCAGAAATCCTAACATCCAGGTTTTAGTTTTTGTTGTTCTAATAGAACATGATGTGGAGATGGACGACAGAAGAATAGAAAGTGAATTCTCCAAATCTGGAGATCGCACCGTGCAAGTCTATTGCATTAGAAATAATCCACGAAGATAG
- a CDS encoding HNH endonuclease, translating into MRRAREWDAAGSYTPNDIKAKYSLQGGRCYYCKEYLHKAYNIDHKIPLSKGGTNWPANLCVACETCNKRKNNLDFFKFIAYL; encoded by the coding sequence ATGCGGCGTGCGCGAGAATGGGATGCAGCAGGTTCCTATACTCCGAATGACATAAAGGCTAAATACAGTTTGCAAGGAGGTCGATGCTATTACTGTAAGGAGTATTTGCACAAAGCATACAACATAGATCATAAAATTCCCCTATCGAAGGGAGGAACAAACTGGCCTGCGAATTTGTGTGTCGCTTGCGAAACATGCAACAAGCGCAAAAACAATTTAGACTTTTTCAAGTTTATAGCTTATCTCTAA